The Maridesulfovibrio salexigens DSM 2638 region CAGCGGGCGGATTTAAAATTGACAACGGGTTCTTTGCCCGTATTAAAAATTACTTCCGGAGCAGCGATGACTGAGCAGACTGTCATAGACGTATCCGGTGTGACCAAGTCATTCGGTCCAAAGACGGTGGTTAAGGGGCTGGATATGCAGGTCCGCAAGGGTGAAATATTCGGATTCCTCGGTCCCAACGGTTCCGGCAAGACGACCTTCATCCGCATGCTCTGCGGCTTGCTGCGACCGGATTCAGGTTCCGGCACCTGCCTTGGTTATGACATCATAGAAGAAGCTGAATTCATCAAGCCCAAGGTTGGCTACATGGCCCAAAAATTCAGCCTCTACGGAGATCTGACCGTAAAAGAGAATCTAGATTTCCTTGCCCGAGCCTACCAGTTGCCCAACCGCCGCAAGCTTGTTGATGAAGCAATTGAACGCATGAATATGGGCAGATTTACCAACCAACTCGCCGGATCACTTTCCGGGGGCTGGAAACAACGTCTGGCCCTGACCGGATGTACCCTTCACAACCCCCAACTGCTGCTCCTTGATGAACCAACCGCCGGGGTTGATCCTTCCGCACGCCGCGATTTCTGGGATGAAGTTCATAACCTTGCTGCACAAGGCATTACCGCGCTTATCTCCACCCATTACATGGATGAGGCTGAGCGTTGCCATCGTCTGGCCTACATCGCTTACGGTGACCTGCTGGCAAAAGGGACTCTGGATGAGCTGGTCAGCAATTCCGGCCTGCACACATGGACGCTCAACGGTCCTAACCTGAACGAACTAACCACGAAATTACGCGCCAGTGAAGGCATTGATCAGGTGGTTGCTTTCGGTAACACCCTGCACATCAGCGGACGCGACAACAATTTAATTGAAAAGGGAATCCGCACCCATGCCGGAGCGGAGAATAGATTTGAACCTTGCGAAACAAGCCTTGAGGAAGTTTTCATCGACCTCATGCGGGGGATGAATCCATGAGTTTACGTTTATTCTCATTCAAAAGGTTCATGGCTATGGCTGGAAAAGAATTCATCCAGATGCGCCGGGATCGCCTGACTTTTGCCATGCTGATCGGCATCCCGCTGATTCAGATCATCCTTTTCGGATTCGCCATCAACTCCGACCCGCGGCACCTGCCCCTTGCCGTGCTTTCCGGCGACAATTCGCGCTACTCAAGATCAATATTAGCCGGAATGCAGGCCAGTACCTACTTCGATGTGGACCGCTTCATAAATTCACGGGCCGAAGCCAAACGTTTACTGGAACTAGGCGAAGTGCAATTCGTGCTGACCATCCCCGAACAGTTCGGACTGGATATTGAACGCGGAGAACGCCCCGTACTGCTTCTGGAAGCTGATGCTACCGACCCGATGGCTACGGGCAATGCAGTTAATTCCATGCGAGAAATCATAAACCGGGCTTTGGCGCGGGACCTCAAAGGATCGCTAAGTTACCTGCTGCCCGAAAACAGCGCTGTAGACCTTCGCATCCACGCAGATTACAACCCTGAAGCAATCAGCCAGTACAACATCGTTCCCGGCCTGATGGGGGTTATCCTGACCCTGACACTGGTCATGATTACCTCGCTCGCAATTACCCGCGAGACCGAACGCGGAACCATGGAAAACCTGCTGACCACTCCGGTCCGCCCGCTGGAAGTAATGATGGGCAAGATCATTCCTTATGTCATGGTCGGCTACATCCAGATGATGCTGATCATGGCAGCATCCATCTTCCTTTTTCATGTACCCATCAACGGCAACCCGCTGATCGTGTTCACATACTCAGCCATTTTCATCGCCGCGAACCTGACCGTAGGAGTGACCATATCCACCGTGGCCCGCAACCAGTTGCAAGCCGTGCAGATGTCCATATTCTTCTTCCTGCCCTCGCTACTGCTCTCCGGCTTCATGTTCCCCTTCCGAGGCATGCCGGACTGGGCACAAAACTTAGGCTCCATCCTCCCGTTGACCCACTACCTACGCTTAGTGCGCGGAGTACTGCTCAAAGGAACAGGCTGGGAAGAATCCCTGTATCACCTCTGGCCTATCGTGGTTTTCTGGATAATTGTGATTATTGTCGGATTGAAGAGGTATCGGCAGACTTTGGATTAATTTAGCCCACTTCAAAAATATATTCTATGTAATCAGCCCTCACCCATGAGGGCTTTTTTACGCCCCGCAACAAACACCAACTTAAATTAAATTTTAAGATTGACACCTATTTTTAAAATTCGTAGCACATAAACACAATCAATCTATAATTTTTAACTGGAGTTTGTAATGAAATTCATAAAACCAACCACTCTCGTATTGTCCTGTCTGCTCGCGGTTCTGTGCTGCTCAACCGCATTCGCCCATGAATTCATCATTAAACCTGTACAGTTTACAGCTGAAAAGGATCATGTTGTGCCCTTCAGCGTTGTATCTGCACATGTATTCATGATCAGCGAAGAGATGGAACCTATCAACGAAGTTAAAGCCGATCTCATTCTGGGCGGCAAGACCACTCCTCTGAAACTTGCTGAAAATGAAATGCTCATGACTTTGGACGGTCAGCTTACCCCTAAGGCTGAAGGAACCGCCATTATCGCAGGACATCGTAACGGTATGATCTGGACTCAGACCACTCAGGGTTGGAAACAGCAGTCCAAGAAAGGTTTGAAAGGTGTTATCGGAAGCGGAAAATATGAAAAATTCTGTAAGACCCTGATCACTGTAGGCAAAGCTGACGGCAGCTACAATAAAGTTGTAGGCCACAAACTGGAAATCGTTCCTATGAGCGACCCCACTCAGGCTAAAGTCGGCGATGAAATCGAATTCCAGACTCTGCTGGACGGTAAACCTGTTTCTATCGAAAGCATGACCGCTACTTATGACGGATTCAGCATGACCCCCAACACCTACGCCTACTTTACCGAGCCATACGGAAACGGACTTGCAAAAGTAAAAATTTCCGCTCCCGGAACATGGATGGTCCGTGCACAGTATAAAAATGCTAACCCCACTGCTGACTACGACAGCCATGTAATGCGTGCAGTGCTGGTTTTTGAAGTGAAATAAATGAAATTATCAAAGATTCTCCCGGTCGTAACGCTTGTTGCGGCCGGGATTCTATACCTAAGCAATATCGCGTGGGCCCATGGCGTAGCTTATGAGATGATTGAAACCTCACCGGCGGTGACATTTAAATCCGGATTCTCATCCGGAGACCCAATAGCCTACGGCCAAGTGCTCATCTATGCACCTGATAATGCTGAAGTGGAATTCCAAAACGGACGGACCGACAGAAACGGCGTATTTTCCTTCCTGCCTGACCGTCCCGGAATATGGAAAGTGGAAGTAGACGGCGGACTTGGCCATAAACTTATTTTTGATGTGGAAGTCGCCGGATCGGAGAAAAACGAACTTGCAGCCCATAAAAAAGAAACCCCATTGCAGGGTTCCATTGAAATCAGGGCGTTGCTGGGAATCAGCTTGATTTTCAACCTTTGTCTTATTGCTTCATACCTCCGCGCAAGACGAAAGGCCACGGCGATGAAAAATGCTGACAGCTAGCTCTGATAATAACCGGGGAAAATATACACCCCATTAGCCTGCATCCAGAAGCCCTGTTTGCCATTCTTGCTTTTGTACAACCTGCTGAGTCCCGCACGGATGTACACTTCTTCCCCTCCGGCGAGCAGGGCTTCCAACTCATCCATTCTACCCTGTTGAACATATTCCATCGCCATGCGGTGAAAGCACAAATCCGAAATTGGTGTAAGGCGAAAAGTTTCGCCGGCTTTATCAGTAAAAGCGAGACGCAATTTTACATCTTCACCTGAATTCACCACTGAAACGCTTACAGATTTAGGATTAATTCTAATAGTCCTGATTGAACGGGAACAAGGCGACTCAACGGGAACACACCTGTTCTTAGGTGTAACAATACCTTCAAAAGCTTCTTCTATTGAATCAACAGCGCTGCGCTCCAGCAAATCTTTAAATGTCTGCTCGTCAACACAATCAAGCCAGACGTCATTTTCAAACGCACAATCTTCAACATGAGGAGAATCTGGATTCTCATGGGGGATGACATCAGCAGAAACTATTATTCCCGGCCGGATATTCCTGAACTCGACAAAATCCAAGTTCTCATACGGCAAAGGGCGGTAACAAGTGCAATCATCCTCATCCAACAAAGCCATACAAACTTTATCACTATCATTAAAGCGTGTTAAATCAGTCAAAACCAGCATGTAAAAAAT contains the following coding sequences:
- a CDS encoding ABC transporter ATP-binding protein, yielding MTEQTVIDVSGVTKSFGPKTVVKGLDMQVRKGEIFGFLGPNGSGKTTFIRMLCGLLRPDSGSGTCLGYDIIEEAEFIKPKVGYMAQKFSLYGDLTVKENLDFLARAYQLPNRRKLVDEAIERMNMGRFTNQLAGSLSGGWKQRLALTGCTLHNPQLLLLDEPTAGVDPSARRDFWDEVHNLAAQGITALISTHYMDEAERCHRLAYIAYGDLLAKGTLDELVSNSGLHTWTLNGPNLNELTTKLRASEGIDQVVAFGNTLHISGRDNNLIEKGIRTHAGAENRFEPCETSLEEVFIDLMRGMNP
- a CDS encoding ABC transporter permease, whose product is MSLRLFSFKRFMAMAGKEFIQMRRDRLTFAMLIGIPLIQIILFGFAINSDPRHLPLAVLSGDNSRYSRSILAGMQASTYFDVDRFINSRAEAKRLLELGEVQFVLTIPEQFGLDIERGERPVLLLEADATDPMATGNAVNSMREIINRALARDLKGSLSYLLPENSAVDLRIHADYNPEAISQYNIVPGLMGVILTLTLVMITSLAITRETERGTMENLLTTPVRPLEVMMGKIIPYVMVGYIQMMLIMAASIFLFHVPINGNPLIVFTYSAIFIAANLTVGVTISTVARNQLQAVQMSIFFFLPSLLLSGFMFPFRGMPDWAQNLGSILPLTHYLRLVRGVLLKGTGWEESLYHLWPIVVFWIIVIIVGLKRYRQTLD
- a CDS encoding DUF4198 domain-containing protein codes for the protein MKFIKPTTLVLSCLLAVLCCSTAFAHEFIIKPVQFTAEKDHVVPFSVVSAHVFMISEEMEPINEVKADLILGGKTTPLKLAENEMLMTLDGQLTPKAEGTAIIAGHRNGMIWTQTTQGWKQQSKKGLKGVIGSGKYEKFCKTLITVGKADGSYNKVVGHKLEIVPMSDPTQAKVGDEIEFQTLLDGKPVSIESMTATYDGFSMTPNTYAYFTEPYGNGLAKVKISAPGTWMVRAQYKNANPTADYDSHVMRAVLVFEVK